Proteins co-encoded in one Arachis hypogaea cultivar Tifrunner chromosome 13, arahy.Tifrunner.gnm2.J5K5, whole genome shotgun sequence genomic window:
- the LOC112792222 gene encoding uncharacterized protein isoform X2 has translation MGFEDAGDFTVKTRLKTSIHANLVFYLSLGSVTLIGLILLITFHHDWSGNIMGFAMACSNTFGLVTGAFLLGFGLCEIPMGIWLNADWNIQQKVLSHKVAKMAVKLDDAHQDFSNAIVLAQATSKQMPKRDPLRPYMNIIDKMLAQMLKEDPSFKPQGGRLGRDMGYDTDEKTMAELRRHLRRAREQYYRYQSEYTKFVLEALELEDTIKNYESRDSTGWKYISCLRPERTGRVGAFLETTEFLWRCILRKQLQRLAAVILGCMSFSILLAEATILNGVDLSLISILIHAAGKDEILVQLAASIPLMYMCVCTYYSLFKMGMMMFYSITPRQTSSVSLLMICSMVARYAASISYNFLNLIDIGRNRKTIFEKRMGNIDDAVPFFGKGFNKIYPLIMVIYTFLIACNFFNWLISYFENLIIFKFIKDDAEDMDGFDPSGILILHKERSHLQQGHKVGELVFPLARSFSTSNPDLESAGNTVALDETPSGVDTAKTAEEKNNEGGEGDRSRRFRGRKYGALRTHSIEQLPGGKDLREDNNDSDKTSSGQSSSLSSKWDSMMSQFRSLRSNMDSNRFIQGTTLSSHSSFESFDEILKHPSSES, from the exons ATG GGTTTTGAAGATGCTGGAGATTTCACAGTTAAAACAAGATTGAAGACCAGCATACATGCAAACCTAGTCTTCTATCTCTCTCTTGGTTCTGTAACACTCATTGGTCTCATATTGCTCATAACTTTCCACCATGATTG GAGTGGTAACATAATGGGTTTTGCCATGGCTTGCTCAAATACATTTGGACTTGTTACCGGCGCGTTTCTACTTGGATTTGGTTTGTGTGAAATTCCCATGGGAATTTGGTTGAATGCAGATTGGAACATTCAGCAGAAAGTCCTTTCCCACAAAGTTGCAAAAATGGCTGTCAAGTTAGATGATGCTCACCAAGATTTTTCAAATGCCATTGTT CTTGCACAGGCAACATCAAAGCAAATGCCAAAACGTGATCCTTTGAGACCATACATGAATATAATTGACAAAATGTTGGCACAGATG ttgaAGGAAGACCCTTCCTTCAAACCACAGGGTGGAAGACTAGGACGTGACATGGGTTATGACACAGACGAGAAAACCATGGCAGAATTAAGACGCCATCTAAGAAGAGCTCGAGAGCAGTATTACCGATATCAAAG tGAATATACCAAGTTTGTGTTAGAAGCCCTTGAACTGGAGGATACCATAAAGAACTACGAGAGCCGTGACTCCACAGGATG GAAATATATTTCATGCTTGAGGCCTGAACGCACTGGCAGAGTTGGTGCTTTTTTGGAAACAACTG AATTTCTATGGCGGTGTATATTAAGGAAGCAACTACAAAGATTAGCTGCTGTTATATTGGGATGCATGTCATTTTCAATTCTTTTAGCAGAGGCTACCATACTAAATGGTGTTGATTTATCCCTTATCTCTATCCTAATACACGCTGCAGGAAAAGATGAGATTCTTGTGCAG TTAGCTGCATCCATACCCTTGATGTATATGTGTGTTTGTACATATTATTCCTTGTTTAAGATGGGAATGATGATGTTTTACTCAATCACACCAAGACAAACAAGCTCGGTCAGCTTGCTTATGATATGCTC GATGGTTGCAAGATATGCAGCATCAATTTCTTACAACTTTCTTAACCTTATTGATATCGGCCGCAATAGAAAaaccatttttgaaaag AGGATGGGAAACATTGATGATGCTGTTCCGTTTTTCGGGAAAGGATTTAACAAAATCTACCCCCTCATCATGGTTATATACACTTTTTTAATAGCCTGCAATTTTTTTAACTGGCTCATCAGTTATTTTGAGAATTTGATCATATTCAAGTTTATTAAAGATGATGCAGAAGATATGGATGGATTTGACCCATCTGGAATACTAATCTTGCATAAAG AGCGTTCTCATCTTCAACAAGGCCACAAAGTCGGCGAGCTTGTTTTCCCTTTAGCAAGGAGTTTCAGCACGAGTAACCCGGATCTAGAATCAGCAGGCAATACTGTG GCTCTGGATGAGACTCCAAGTGGAGTTGACACTGCCAAAACAGCAGAAGAGAAAAATAATGAAGGCGGCGAAGGCGACAGGAGCAGGAGATTCCGCGGCAGAAAGTATGGAGCGCTAAGAACACATTCTATCGAACAGTTGCCGGGCGGTAAAGATTTGAGGGAGGATAATAATGATTCTGATAAAACTAGTTCAGGGCAATCATCTTCATTATCCTCAAAATGGGATTCAATGATGTCCCAGTTTAGAAGTTTAAGATCAAACATGGATTCCAATAGGTTCATTCAAGGAACCACTCTAAGCTCACACTCTTCATTTGAATCCTTTGATGAAATATTGAAACATCCAAGCTCAGAATCATAG
- the LOC112792222 gene encoding uncharacterized protein isoform X1, producing MWVFYLISLPMTLGMVILTLLYFSGPDVPKYVFFTVAYTWFCSLSIIILVPADIWTTLRGDHNVAISVLWSLTYWSTFLLTWTVIPTIQGFEDAGDFTVKTRLKTSIHANLVFYLSLGSVTLIGLILLITFHHDWSGNIMGFAMACSNTFGLVTGAFLLGFGLCEIPMGIWLNADWNIQQKVLSHKVAKMAVKLDDAHQDFSNAIVLAQATSKQMPKRDPLRPYMNIIDKMLAQMLKEDPSFKPQGGRLGRDMGYDTDEKTMAELRRHLRRAREQYYRYQSEYTKFVLEALELEDTIKNYESRDSTGWKYISCLRPERTGRVGAFLETTEFLWRCILRKQLQRLAAVILGCMSFSILLAEATILNGVDLSLISILIHAAGKDEILVQLAASIPLMYMCVCTYYSLFKMGMMMFYSITPRQTSSVSLLMICSMVARYAASISYNFLNLIDIGRNRKTIFEKRMGNIDDAVPFFGKGFNKIYPLIMVIYTFLIACNFFNWLISYFENLIIFKFIKDDAEDMDGFDPSGILILHKERSHLQQGHKVGELVFPLARSFSTSNPDLESAGNTVALDETPSGVDTAKTAEEKNNEGGEGDRSRRFRGRKYGALRTHSIEQLPGGKDLREDNNDSDKTSSGQSSSLSSKWDSMMSQFRSLRSNMDSNRFIQGTTLSSHSSFESFDEILKHPSSES from the exons ATGTGGGTGTTCTATTTAATATCATTGCCTATGACATTAGGCATGGTGATTTTAACATTGTTATATTTTTCTGGACCTGATGTGCCAAAATATGTGTTCTTCACCGTTGCATACACCTGGTTCTGCTCTCTCTCCATCATCATCCTCGTCCCCGCCGATATATGGACG ACATTAAGAGGTGATCATAATGTTGCAATTTCCGTTCTTTGGAGTTTGACATATTGGAGTACCTTCTTACTTACATG GACTGTGATTCCAACTATTCAGGGTTTTGAAGATGCTGGAGATTTCACAGTTAAAACAAGATTGAAGACCAGCATACATGCAAACCTAGTCTTCTATCTCTCTCTTGGTTCTGTAACACTCATTGGTCTCATATTGCTCATAACTTTCCACCATGATTG GAGTGGTAACATAATGGGTTTTGCCATGGCTTGCTCAAATACATTTGGACTTGTTACCGGCGCGTTTCTACTTGGATTTGGTTTGTGTGAAATTCCCATGGGAATTTGGTTGAATGCAGATTGGAACATTCAGCAGAAAGTCCTTTCCCACAAAGTTGCAAAAATGGCTGTCAAGTTAGATGATGCTCACCAAGATTTTTCAAATGCCATTGTT CTTGCACAGGCAACATCAAAGCAAATGCCAAAACGTGATCCTTTGAGACCATACATGAATATAATTGACAAAATGTTGGCACAGATG ttgaAGGAAGACCCTTCCTTCAAACCACAGGGTGGAAGACTAGGACGTGACATGGGTTATGACACAGACGAGAAAACCATGGCAGAATTAAGACGCCATCTAAGAAGAGCTCGAGAGCAGTATTACCGATATCAAAG tGAATATACCAAGTTTGTGTTAGAAGCCCTTGAACTGGAGGATACCATAAAGAACTACGAGAGCCGTGACTCCACAGGATG GAAATATATTTCATGCTTGAGGCCTGAACGCACTGGCAGAGTTGGTGCTTTTTTGGAAACAACTG AATTTCTATGGCGGTGTATATTAAGGAAGCAACTACAAAGATTAGCTGCTGTTATATTGGGATGCATGTCATTTTCAATTCTTTTAGCAGAGGCTACCATACTAAATGGTGTTGATTTATCCCTTATCTCTATCCTAATACACGCTGCAGGAAAAGATGAGATTCTTGTGCAG TTAGCTGCATCCATACCCTTGATGTATATGTGTGTTTGTACATATTATTCCTTGTTTAAGATGGGAATGATGATGTTTTACTCAATCACACCAAGACAAACAAGCTCGGTCAGCTTGCTTATGATATGCTC GATGGTTGCAAGATATGCAGCATCAATTTCTTACAACTTTCTTAACCTTATTGATATCGGCCGCAATAGAAAaaccatttttgaaaag AGGATGGGAAACATTGATGATGCTGTTCCGTTTTTCGGGAAAGGATTTAACAAAATCTACCCCCTCATCATGGTTATATACACTTTTTTAATAGCCTGCAATTTTTTTAACTGGCTCATCAGTTATTTTGAGAATTTGATCATATTCAAGTTTATTAAAGATGATGCAGAAGATATGGATGGATTTGACCCATCTGGAATACTAATCTTGCATAAAG AGCGTTCTCATCTTCAACAAGGCCACAAAGTCGGCGAGCTTGTTTTCCCTTTAGCAAGGAGTTTCAGCACGAGTAACCCGGATCTAGAATCAGCAGGCAATACTGTG GCTCTGGATGAGACTCCAAGTGGAGTTGACACTGCCAAAACAGCAGAAGAGAAAAATAATGAAGGCGGCGAAGGCGACAGGAGCAGGAGATTCCGCGGCAGAAAGTATGGAGCGCTAAGAACACATTCTATCGAACAGTTGCCGGGCGGTAAAGATTTGAGGGAGGATAATAATGATTCTGATAAAACTAGTTCAGGGCAATCATCTTCATTATCCTCAAAATGGGATTCAATGATGTCCCAGTTTAGAAGTTTAAGATCAAACATGGATTCCAATAGGTTCATTCAAGGAACCACTCTAAGCTCACACTCTTCATTTGAATCCTTTGATGAAATATTGAAACATCCAAGCTCAGAATCATAG
- the LOC112792223 gene encoding 2-carboxy-1,4-naphthoquinone phytyltransferase, chloroplastic, with the protein MAATCYNLIHGFGHNKLNGQLHIRRKLVPLYMHTYSKSLFFFSCNLDYKRIHTRHLLLHVSRSGFGEEQLEESVSRTTLIWRAIKLPIYSVALVPLTVGSAAAYLQMGMFSARTYFVLLASSVLVITWLNLSNDVYDFDTGADKNKKESVVNLVGSRNGTFVAAYLCFALGFIGLTWASVQARNMPSIVLLACAIICGYVYQCPPFRLSYRGLGEPLCFAAFGPFATTAFYLLQGSASAMSRLPLTGTVISVSILVGLTTSMILFCSHFHQIEGDMEVGKMSPLVRLGTARGAEVVKVAVMALYALLIAFGLCKALPPASIFLCALTLPIGNLVVRFVQENHKDKSKIFMAKYFCVRLHALFGAALACGLVAARVV; encoded by the exons ATGGCAGCCACTTGCTATAACCTCATCCATGGCTTTGGTCACAACAAACTCAATGGCCAACTCCACATACGGAGAAAGCTTGTTCCTCTCTACATGCATACATATTCAAAGTCATTATTCTTTTTCAGCTGCAACCTGGATTACAAAAGGATACATACAAGGCACTTGTTGCTACACGTGTCTCGTTCTGGGTTTGGAGAGGAACAACTTGAAGAGTCTGTTTCAAGGACAACCTTGATTTGGAGGGCAATCAAGTTGCCAATTTACTCTGTTGCTTTGGTTCCTCTAACT GTAGGTAGTGCAGCAGCTTATTTGCAGATGGGTATGTTCTCTGCTAGGACCTATTTTGTGCTCTTGGCTTCTTCGGTTCTTGTTATTACCTGGCTTAATTTAAG CAATGATGTTTATGATTTTGATACTGGTGCTGACAAGAACAAAAAGGAATCTGTTGTAAATCTAGTTGGCAG CCGGAATGGAACCTTTGTTGCTGCCTACTTGTGCTTTGCTCTTGGCTTCATTGGCCTCACTTGGGCTTCTGTTCAGGCACGAAATATGCCTTCGATCGTGCTTCTTGCTTGCGCAATTATATGTGGCTATGTATATCAG TGTCCGCCGTTTCGCTTAAGCTACCGAGGGCTGGGAGAGCCCCTGTGCTTTGCTGCATTTGGTCCTTTTGCTACTACTGCTTTTTATTTATTACAAGGCAGTGCAAG TGCCATGAGCCGTTTGCCCTTAACTGGGACAGTTATCTCGGTGTCAATTCTAGTTGGCCTCACAACTTCCATGATCTTGTTTTGTAGTCATTTCCATCAG ATAGAAGGGGACATGGAAGTTGGAAAAATGTCACCATTG GTTAGACTAGGCACGGCAAGAGGCGCAGAGGTAGTGAAAGTGGCAGTCATGGCACTCTATGCTCTTTTGATTGCTTTCGGTCTGTGCAAGGCGCTTCCCCCAGCCAGTATT TTCCTTTGTGCCTTGACCTTACCAATTGGAAACTTGGTAGTGAGATTTGTGCAAGAAAATCATAAG GACAAAAGCAAGATCTTCATGGCAAAGTACTTCTGTGTGAGGTTACATGCTTTGTTTGGAGCAGCTCTGGCTTGTGGGCTGGTAGCGGCTAGAGTGGTTTAA